The following is a genomic window from Bacillus sp. FJAT-52991.
CAAATACTGATTGATATTTCCGGAAGTTTGCCATCAAAAGCTGACTTAAAAGTGGTTGAAGGCGTAATGTTTCAGTATAAGCTACCTGCCGGTGTCGTCAATGTCCTCATTCAATATGTTTTTCTGAAAACTGATATGAAAATGACGAAAAGTTATGTAGAGAAAATCGCCTCTCATTGGGCGCGGAAAAAAGTAAAAACAGTTGAGCAAGCGATGGAGTTGGCGAAGAAAGAGCATCAGCAATACTTGCAATGGGCAAGAAATCAGAAGGTAAGTCCAACGCCGGTCGAGCGCACCAAGCTAGAAGCTATCGAAGCGGCTTCTCTTAGCGATATGAGTGACGAACAACTAGGTGTATTTGTTCGCAAGCTATTTCGTCAGTAATCAGCGTTTAATCCTTATGCAGCGATTGTTGTATTAAGAGTGCCGCGTTTTATAGTGTGGTATTTGCTACGGTAAAGCCTGTTTTAAAAAGTGTTGATTTTCGGTAACAATAACTTATATATAGGTATAGCGTCTTATTAACGATGAATACGACCTTATTCGTACATCGGCACCGTGCACTGACCGACACACCTCGCCAAAAAGTCGGGGGTGTGGGACGATATTAGGCGATATTCCGCAAATAAGGTTATATTCCGTTTGTCAGTCCGATTGCACCGCTTATTGATCGGACAACGCCGTTTTGTGCATATAAGAAGAAACTCGGCATTTATAGGGCGTTTTGATGTCGTAGGTTGTCCGAAAATAAGCGACTAGACCGGACTTTATGAGGTGTTTTTAGGGCAAATCTTCTGCACCAACCGCCTGGCGCGCGACCCTCCAAACGTTTTGACTGATGGCGTAATAAGGCGTAACAAATAAGCATATTCGACGACATGGAACTTGGATTGGACGAACGGGCTAGGTTTAATCTAGGGTGTCGACAGTGCCATATCTTTTAAGTATTGACACCGTTTCATAAACGTAGTAATATCAAGGTATCAAGCGGTGTCATATCTTAGTATCGTAAATGACGCCGAAAAAGGAGTGTCGTTTATGAAATACGGATATGGTCGGGTATCAACAGTTGGGCAGGATTTAGAAGCGCAGATTCAAGCGTTAGAAGCCGAGGGCTGCGACGTTATTTATTCGGAGAAGTTTACAGGGACAAAAGCGGATCGACCGGAGTTCCAACGCCTACTATCGAAGTTAGAGACAGGCGATTCATTAGTGGTCACGAAACTAGATCGGTTTGCTCGTTCAACGTCAGAAGCCCTAGCGATAGTGAAGGAGTTGTTCGAGCGAGGTGTGCGTATACATGTACTTAACATGGGCGTCATAGAGGATACACCAACGGGGCGCCTAACCTTTACGATCT
Proteins encoded in this region:
- a CDS encoding DnaD domain protein, producing the protein MSNEDQYLELITYLKETSPRQILIDISGSLPSKADLKVVEGVMFQYKLPAGVVNVLIQYVFLKTDMKMTKSYVEKIASHWARKKVKTVEQAMELAKKEHQQYLQWARNQKVSPTPVERTKLEAIEAASLSDMSDEQLGVFVRKLFRQ
- a CDS encoding recombinase family protein — protein: MKYGYGRVSTVGQDLEAQIQALEAEGCDVIYSEKFTGTKADRPEFQRLLSKLETGDSLVVTKLDRFARSTSEALAIVKELFERGVRIHVLNMGVIEDTPTGRLTFTIFSAFAEFERDMIVERTQEGKAIAKQRDDFREGRPNKYSRKQIEHALELLKTNSYKQVEALTGISKSTLIRAKRKQSVE